In Eremothecium gossypii ATCC 10895 chromosome III, complete sequence, the genomic window CCTGGTGAACTGAACCCTATGTACCACCGGATCCTGTAGGTTCAGCTCATCCCTGACCTTACCCATAGCATTGTTGATACCAGAGGATATATATTGGTAAGAGACCTGTTCGTTTTTGTAGAAGTCGTAAATTTGAACTGCCGAGTTGTGTGGGAAATAGAGATGCTTTGTCAAGGGATTAACAGAGAACGAGCAAGTAAAATCTTGTCTTTTGCTCTTTAGAAGCTTCCTCAAATGCTTCTTTTTGGAGCTGTGGATCTTGGAGCTCGAAATAGAGGTCTTCGTGCTTAGCGCAGACAGTGGCTGGACGACATCGCTCACCGCAGAGTGGAAAACGGGAAGAGGACCGTTGATTGCCAGCCTGGAGTTAAGATCTGTAAAGCTCAAAATCAGAAACTGGTAGTCCGTATTAGATGTGTTCTCTGTCATCTGGAGCGCCAAGGAGAAGTACTTCTCATCTAGAGCGCAACAGTCCAAAATTACACCATTCAGACGTGGCAAGAACTGCTGGAGGTTGGTAGATAGCTGCCAGAAACTCACCACCTTTTCCCAGCCCCCCGATATTAGATACGTATCATCCACACTGAAAGACATGGCCAATACGGCGTCGATATGCCACTTCAGCAGTCTCGAGCTACCGTCAGAGACGTTTATCAAGGTTATCACGCCCGAGGCAAAGCCCACGGCAACCTGCTGGCCTGCGTTGTCGAGAGCCATCGACGTCACAAAACTGGCATTCGACGAAGCAGCCAAGTTCGATACAggcagcggcagcgagTGCTGCGCACCCTCCTCCGTAAGAGGCTCGACCACCAGCCGTTTCTTTCCCTCGGAGTCCCGCACAAGCACAGCCAGGTGTGCATCGTTGCTCGACCACGTGGAAAGCAGCACCTCCTCAAACacccgcagctgctccagctggCCGGACTGGTAGGCATATAGCCTGTATGTGTGTGTCCCCGAAGAGGCCTCGGCGATCGTCAGGACCCTGCACACCGCACCCTGCGCGTTCTCGAAGACCTTCAGCACCGCCTCGCCGTCGCTGACACCGAGCGTCCACTGCTTGGGCTCGTCCACCAGCTTGCCCCGGTAGTTCACCACCACCGCGTGCCCCCGGCTCGAGAACAGCGTCAGCTTGTCGTCGTCGTGCTCCGCCTCCCCGGACGCGTCGCCCAGCGCGATGTGCACCACCGATGTCCCATCGTCCCGCCCGAACACTTCGCCCAGCACAGCGCTGTTCCCGTACTTCACTGTCTTCACGCACTGTCGCGTCTCGATCGCATATATCTTCAGCTGGTTGTTGAACGGTATGATGTAGTTCTCCCTGTCATGCGTCAGCCTGGTCACCGTCTTCTGCGAACTGGAGCGGTTGCTGACCCTAGGAATCTGCGGTCTCCCCCCCGAAACAACTGAGAGCTTGTACTTAGGGTGAACAGTATTGCTGACCATATTTAGCACCTCCAATTGACGCACTGAGCTATGCCTCGCCTCTTTCACTGACAGCTGGTCCACTACTATGTATCGCTACAGCCCGTAACTAGAGCTCATCGCACCTAAAATTTTTCAAGCAAAAAAGAAACGACGCTGCTTCTGTACGGAATTTTCCAAGTGCTGTTGTACGAAGGGCGTAAAATTTTAAGAGTTTGAGCCTTAGGCCATCGCCACGCCTCTACCAACGTTCACGCTAAAGTGCACTGAGAAGAGTGAGCAGCAAGCCATGATCGTGCCTGTTCGGTGTTTCTCTTGTGGAAAGGTTGTGGGTGACAAATGGGAGGCGTACCTGAACATGCTTCAGGAAGAGGAGCTTGACGAGGGTACGGCTCTGTCCCGGTTGGGCCTGAAGAGATACTGCTGCAGAAGAATGATCCTGACGCATGTTGACCTGATCGAGAAGTTCCTGCGGTACAACCCACTTGAAAAGCGGGATTGAGTGCGGATATGAAGCATTGTGTACTATGTACTtcgctgcagctgcagcgcgaGCCTGTATATTAATAAACGCGAACAATAAAACGCTGGGAAGAAGGGCTGGCGGGGCGGTATGTACAGAGACGAGCTAAGGGTGGCTCTTGCCGGCCAGGTTTTTGTAGCTCTTTCTAAATACAAGGATGGAGTCGATCTTCTCGAGGGcgagctccagcagctccttcCGCTTCTGCAGCTCGATGTGCCTCGAGATGCGCGGGTCTTCCTTGGCGAACATCTCGACCTGCTCCTCGCTGAGGGCGGAAAGCTTCTTATCGAGCTCGATGGGGAAGTTGTAGAAGAAGTCGCTGAGAAGCTCCACGTTGAGGAACAGAACAGCCGTCGAGGTGAGCTTGTCGCTGACAGCGTTCAGGAAGACCTCCGGGCACTTGTCCTTCTCGGCAGTAGAGTTGCATTTGTTCTTGAGCATTTTAAGTCTGAAGGAGAGGAGCGACGCTCTGTCCTGGAGCGAGAGGGCCTCCGAGCCACGTTCAAGCAGCATGGTGGAGAATCCCAGAGACTCCTTGCGCGTCGGGTCTGTCTTTATGTACTGCATCACTTGCTGCAGTTTGCGTGTCCCCACAGAGTTCTTTATCATCTGGTAACGTTCGTTACACTGTCTGAGCTCTTCCTGGACGAGGGCGACGGAGTGGTCGCGCGCGATGGACCAATCGCGGTCCTCCAGGTCAATTTCATACTTGAACGGCTTGATGCAGTTTTCCACCTGGTCGGCAGTAGAGTAGTACTTAGCATTCAGCACGTTCACCGCAGTGTTCGTGATCAGTTCTTTTATTAGTTCGTGGGCTTTCAGGGGGGTCATTGCAAGGACGTTTTCCAGCTCCTTCAGAATTGCGTTAGTAACTAGGGTAGTTGAGAGCCGACCAATTCCCAATTTGGTTAGGCTAGAAGAAGCCAACTCGAGTTTTTTATGCCAATATAACGCCGACGATTCGTCGTCGAGGTTCTTGGAGAGCTCCTGGAGATTATCGTCCTTCCAGTACCGCGAGGCTAGCAAATCGAGCACGCGTTGATCCAAATCTGCACTGAGCATCGACTTCAATTCTGACCTGCGGAACTTCTCCTGGAACTCCTTTATTGCCAACTTCAGAACATCCACGTTGCTTAGCAAGTACGACTTGGGAGTAAGCTGTCTGTCGTTAAATTCCACCTTGAATAGGTAAGAGGTGTCATCGAGCTCCTGCTGTATTACGCGCGATGTAGGCTCCAGCGCATTGCTCATCGAGACTTCCAAGATCTTGATCAACTTCTCTCTTAACTTCTTAGTCGTAACTTGGCAGGATGCAAACTCTTGTCTGTGCTCCCTGAAGTAGTTTTTCTCAAACTGAATGGTCTCGAGCCTTTCAGTCTCTTGATCCTTCGCCTTCGAACCCTTTCCTCCAAAAATTACACCTTTCCCAGCGGACTGGTCGAATAGTCTATGAGTCTTTACCGGTCCCTTGGTGATCACGCCGACGTAACCCATCTTCAAGGGGTATTTTTTGTTCATTAAAAGATCACGGGCTGCTGATGGTTCCACAAGGTCAAGCTTTGTGATAACGCCAATGGTCCTCAATCCCTGGGGATCGGCCAGTTTACTGGCCCTGAGCGCAGCACTGTTCGCAAGGTCCACATCAGCAGCAGAAATCGCAAGTATGATGTTCGGCTCTGCCAAGTACTTCTGGCACACATTACGAATCTTGGACTTCAACTCCATAGGCTGGTCCGCCGCCTCGACCTGAATGTAACCCGGTAGGTCAACCAACGATAGGTCTGGCACACGAGGAGACTTGATGGTCAGCTGGATCGGATCCTCCGAAATGGCTTCGTGTGTAGGCACCGCTAAGTTCAGTTCCATCAGGATTCGCTTCACCTCTCTAAAATCTTTCAAGTTGTAGATCCGGTGAGTCGGGAAATCGGCGGTCGTCTCACTTCCACTCGGAGTATTCACCAGGGTCAGCTCAATTGGACGTCTAGTCACCATGTTGGAGCCCTTAGGCAGAAAGTCCCGCCCAACAATAGACTCCAGGACGGACGATTTACCACTGGATTGCGATCCCACAACAACAATCGAGGGCAAGGTGACACCGGGGGTATTGGTATCCACGCGATTCAGAATCGAACGAATCTCTATCATCTGTTTCGTCAGGTTCAAAATTTCATCGCCAGTGTGATCTTCgtcctcttcttcttcgtcgtcctcgtcctctGCAGCGGCCTGCTCCTCTTCCGAAAGCGTCGCAAGCAGGGTCGCTGCGGCCACGCTGTCGCCCACCGGGCCACCGTCGCGGCCTCCCTGCCCACCATCTCCGTTTTCACTGCCACCTGCGTCCAGCCACTCGCCCAAGCGGTCTCTGACTCCGCTGCTAAAGTCGCGCAACTGCGAGAGCTTGTCCGACGTGAAGCTGCTGGCCTCCTCAACCTTGTATGCGATGTAGCTCCCGactgccgccgcgccgccgccaaTGTACGCTGGCACTTTGATCATGCGTACAGCCAGCTTCGGAATGAAAGAAATGCCTCTTTGCGACATCACCATCCCTGGGAATCCCCCGCTCCGGAGCATCGGACGGCTGCCTGCTGGAAGGGGAACATAAAATCGCAGCTGCGCCCCTCCCACGCGCCCTGCTGGCCGCAGCAAACCGCCATGCAGAGCACGGCCCGCGCAGAAACACAAATGCGCCTGTCCTGTCCGTACCATCGGTTGCTGTCTGGCGCTGGTGATGCTTCCGGTGGCGTGTGTTGCGCTAAGTACCCTTTTTACACGCACGTGACTATAAAGCACGTGACCGACGTACGCAGCGATCTGCGCAACTACGGCGCTGCGCCGACCCGGGCAAGACAAGACGTCCAGGCCCCGACGCGATGCTAGCCTGACCTCAGCCCTCGTACCCGACGTCGAGACAATGGGATCCTGCCCGCCAACTCCGGCATTGCTTAATCAACGACAGATCAATGCGCAGCCGTGCGGGAAACGGCGGAACCGTGCGGCTACTACTCCAACACCGCACCACGTAGTTAAGTGCAGTAGCGTGTGGCAGCGGGAGTTAAGCGTCCGCCGTTGCCGATCTGCGCATCCGTTGAGCCGTGCCGGCCGGCCAGGGCACACGGTCGGCTGCTGAAATGAATTATGCATTTCCCCCTGCCATTACTGAACGATGTGAGCCTGGGCACAGACGCGCCACAGACGCCGCATGTGTACCCTGTGAACGGCGCAGGCCTCGGCCCTGTGGCAGGAATGCGAAATTCAACGTAGATGAGGGGCGTGATCTCCCACGTGACTACGAGCTCAGCCCCggtggtcacgtgatgagTCATACGTTACCCGGATGGTTTTTCTTTTTGCAGCTGCGGCCTATTGGCAGATACGGTCGTGTTATCCAACAGAAGGTGCGGTAGTGCATGATAATGCCACCGTGCTCTAGCCATTGGTAAGAGGTATCCAAGGTTTTAGTTACGCGTATCACCACTCCAGTATCTTTGGCGGCGAGATGATAGCGGTTGATGCTAAGCAGGAGCCTACTAGGAAGCTTGACGGACAGGGAGATGCGGTCGAGGCGCAACTGCTCAACGACATACTGTTTTCAACGTTGGGCTGCACAGCTGAAGGGGGAAAGGAAAACGATCCGGACATGACGGGCTACAAGGATGCCGGGGGGTTCCGTGTGGGCGATCTAGAGGAGCCTCGGGGCATGGAGAGCGAGGATGAGCTCTTCAATGCGTTCATCAACACGTGCGACTTTCCTAAGGAGCCCTCGGGGTCTCACTCAGGGTCACAGTCAGGGCCCAGCGGTGGGCCGAACACCCTCAACAAGCATAACATTATGCTGGCCGAGATGGCGCTCGAGGGCAGCAcgctgcgccagccgccCTTCGGGACACACATGGCGCTCTCCAGCAGTGGGGAGGCGGACGCCTTGAGTGTTTCGCCGTCTGCGGGGACCAAAGACTGGTCAGCCTTGTCTGTTTCCGCAAAGGAGGTTGCGGGGCCATCTTCGGAGTCGTACTATCAGTACTGCGAGCGGCTCTTGAACCAGGCGCTCAGTTTTGGGCGCACGGAGCCGATCAGGACGACATACCTCAACCCGGCGGACTTCATTGACGTTGATCCGAGCGCATTGCCGTACCGTTTGACCGTTTCGGATATACCGACCAGATCGCGTGTTGAGACGCAAATAAAGCTTGATCTCTCGATCTCCCCGCCTCCCAGACAGTTTCTCATTCACCTGCCCAGCGACTGCATAACGAAACAGAAGCTGTATTTGAGCCAGGACGAACATACGTATCCGCCGGAGGTGCGCAGTGAACTGCTATATCTGGAGGCGTTTTTACTCTGCTCCTCCAACAATCGCGCAACATATGTCTGCAGTCGCTGCGTGAAAAGAGAGCAGAGGCGGGCCGCAAGACGGAAGTCTGGTTTGAGTGATAATCTGATCTGGTGTAACAATGGAAATAGGAGAGCTGTTGTCTTCAATAGTAAGCAAGTGTTCTTACTCAAACAAAGCGAGAACTCTCTGACATCAAAATCATTTTCACTTTCCACCAGAATTGTCTGCTACTGCAGACACCACAAGGAGCCAGAGGGTTTCAAGATGATGTTCATTCTGCGGGATGCCTGTGGCAACGTATTGGGGAAGGATGTGACTACACCTATTATGATCATGGACAAGAAATCAAACAAGAGGGGGGGAGAGCCATTGAAGGAAGGTGCTGAATCAACCTCAGCGACTGACCTGTCATCTCTCATGAAGACTGCTGGGGAGTGTAGCACGGAACCAACGAGTGACTTCAGTGGAGCAGACTCGCAGCCTTGTAGCGTGGGGCAGGGAAACATTAACATGCAGCTGATGAATCATGCACCTATACTGTCTCCAACCTCACTTCCTGATGATGGTGCCGAGGCTCACCATATTTTGGACCCCAAAGCCCAGCAACCATCACAGCAACAGCAATATATCCAGGGCTTACCATTCTCGAGTTCATCTGCCGCGGCTGCTCAGAGGACCAGCGGCTATAAACGAAAGCGGACGTGGCATGAAAGCCCCTTTCCCATTTTGGATGCTGGACCAAGGCCGTCACTTGGAACTGGGGACCGCAAGTATTCCTACCCTAGCGCTTCGTCCGTCACCCCTCTTCAGAGTATGCCAACCATTCAGAATTCGTTAGTTGTCCCTCACCAGACAGCACCAAAAATCAACAAACCGTTCATCCATCGTGTGATACCAAACCAAGGGCCAATTAAAGGTGGTGTAGAGATTACTTTGCTGGGATCGAACTTCAAACCCGGTGACATAGTAAAATTCGGCGCTAACAGAGCCCTCTCCACTCAATGTTGGAGCGACTCGACGATTGTTACCTATCTGCCTCCTGCACCTACTGCTGGTAAAGTTCTGGTCACTGTCACAAGCCAAGATGATGTAGAAGGCGAATTACTAGCATCGATGCcgcaaagttctgccttCTTCACTTACGTTGATGACACTGACAGACAGCTAATCGAATTAGCGCTGCAAATAGTCGGGCTAAAAATGAACGGCAAGTTGGAGGATGCGAGAAACATTGCAAAGCGGATTGTCGGTAATGATGGGAACTCTTCAGCTGGATCTTCCCCTGGCAATCTGTCTTCAAACGGACCAGCAAATCAGTTTAGCAATCAACTCTACTACTCTGACGAAGCCTTGCTGATAAAGGTTATTAAACTACTGACTCCGAGCTCCAACATATCCATGTGTACGGAGGAGGGACATACCTTGCTTCATCTGGCCTGCCTAAAGGGTTACTACCAGCTAGTATCCCTATTGGTCAAGAAAGGCGCTCACGTTGAAGTAACTGACAGGTTCGGCTTTACCCCACTACATTTTGCATGCGTCAACGGCGATACCAGGATAACGCGCCTTCTAATCCAGTGCAAAGCGCAAGTAAGCGCACTCGCATTGAATGGCGTGACTCCATCTGATGTCTTTACAACAAATCATCGTCGGGATGACAGGATGTACAAGCTCTATTTCGATGAGATGATGGACGTGCTGGATGCAGCGGTCAACAGTTCATACGCAGACGTTCAGCGGAAGATGTCGGTGTCAAGTTTACAGTCAAGTGAATTTGAAGAGGAGTTCGATATCCTAGATAATGGGTTTCGAGTCCATGTATCCAAATTGGCTTATGATACATGTTTGTCCGCTTCAGAACTGGAGTCAAGCAATTACGAGGAGGATGGCGACGATAGCCTCCTGTTCAATGACGAAGCCTCAGAACATGCAGATGCGTCTGTGGAATCTGGGGAAGCCAAAATCTACGAAAATCAGAAACAAAGTATGGACGGTCTCGTTCCCGAGGCAGATGCTCAGCCAGAACCGCGCGCAGAGTCTCTGAGCCGCCATAGGTCCGAAACTGATGCCAGCAGCTCGACTCAGCAGGAGGGCTCCCTCTGGAATAGGGTGTTTAGTGCGTTCAACGACAGCCCTCCCAAGTACGAGGACCTATTCCCCTGCGGTAGCGACCCAAGTGCCACAGACTCGAAACTACGGACTCACATTTCATCCGAGGAAGACCCTAGCAGAGTGTCCGCCACACTGTCCATGGATGAATCCCAGATCTCATCAGAggatgaagaagaagcgTTGCAGGCGCGGTTCAACCGTTTCTTCCAACAACGCAAGAACTTCAGGAATGATAAAATGCTACTGATATTCTGGATTCCGTTAATGATCGTGCTCTTATCGTGCTTCCTCATCAACCGCTTCGGCCAAGATGGCAACTCTGTCCATCATTTGTCGGAAAAGGCCTCGATGTTTGTGAGGATGGGCCTTGTTAAGCTCATGCTCGGGAACGAGCGCATGAAGACCATTTTTAGGGAATCCTTAAACAACTTCCAGAGTAGAAGAATGCTTGGGGATGTTGTAGCAATCTGATACCTTATCGTGATTTTTACACTTTGCTCTTTACAACCACCTTTGCTTATGCTTCAATGTATATATACAAATGACAATTTATGTTGAATACAACTTTATCTGCTTTTGCCTCACTACTCTCACTCTAATATGTAATGAATGTATGTGCTCTTCGGACGAGGAATCACTCACTTTCTTTTTTTCTGACTGTACAGAAAATTTTCCTGCGATGAGCTTTGCACAGTATCGACTGTAATCTACAGCTTGAATCTAAGCTCGAACGTTCTACAATTGCACCATTCTAGATGGCGGGTAATCAGTTTAGAATTGTTGTGGGATCATATGAACACAATCTACTCTGTCTGTCGCTTAACTTGGAGCTGGAGACACCGTTGTTCACCCCAATTTTTCACTTTCAGGCTCATGCGCTAAGTGTCA contains:
- the NAN1 gene encoding Nan1p (Syntenic homolog of Saccharomyces cerevisiae YPL126W (NAN1)) produces the protein MVSNTVHPKYKLSVVSGGRPQIPRVSNRSSSQKTVTRLTHDRENYIIPFNNQLKIYAIETRQCVKTVKYGNSAVLGEVFGRDDGTSVVHIALGDASGEAEHDDDKLTLFSSRGHAVVVNYRGKLVDEPKQWTLGVSDGEAVLKVFENAQGAVCRVLTIAEASSGTHTYRLYAYQSGQLEQLRVFEEVLLSTWSSNDAHLAVLVRDSEGKKRLVVEPLTEEGAQHSLPLPVSNLAASSNASFVTSMALDNAGQQVAVGFASGVITLINVSDGSSRLLKWHIDAVLAMSFSVDDTYLISGGWEKVVSFWQLSTNLQQFLPRLNGVILDCCALDEKYFSLALQMTENTSNTDYQFLILSFTDLNSRLAINGPLPVFHSAVSDVVQPLSALSTKTSISSSKIHSSKKKHLRKLLKSKRQDFTCSFSVNPLTKHLYFPHNSAVQIYDFYKNEQVSYQYISSGINNAMGKVRDELNLQDPVVHRVQFTRDGLWMVTYEVESQPEGLLSSKDVHHILKFWSCESDGEWQLKTKIINPHGMSVPVTDIVVAPFTVNDSQGCITADNNGGLKYWCFDKKENNWCLLKMLLPNFNHFSNNVAVAWSRDGSLLFHAFDDKVSIIDFNLFKVFESAGSRGLSTISLDAPIQYLSFVNDVTLIVVTKITLQFFNLLTGQYKGSFDVYPYVNGTYKPGHLHRLVSCDEKTGRVAFVVNQQEKDSNGNPTSSYRSRVLIFNPDLSERLGTFEHDEYISCISWNNDTDFIFIDTNCKLGIVSTTTSSEMMEEVNVDSGFDALSASSTDFEKQLRDLSKHTENTPSPDENEADLKLEFINGQQINRLINMNSFTSMFENIDNIKLDTLFDRVMKVIS
- the RPB10 gene encoding DNA-directed RNA polymerase core subunit RPB10 (Syntenic homolog of Saccharomyces cerevisiae YOR210W (RPB10)), which gives rise to MIVPVRCFSCGKVVGDKWEAYLNMLQEEELDEGTALSRLGLKRYCCRRMILTHVDLIEKFLRYNPLEKRD
- the MGM1 gene encoding dynamin-related GTPase MGM1 (Syntenic homolog of Saccharomyces cerevisiae YOR211C (MGM1)) → MVRTGQAHLCFCAGRALHGGLLRPAGRVGGAQLRFYVPLPAGSRPMLRSGGFPGMVMSQRGISFIPKLAVRMIKVPAYIGGGAAAVGSYIAYKVEEASSFTSDKLSQLRDFSSGVRDRLGEWLDAGGSENGDGGQGGRDGGPVGDSVAAATLLATLSEEEQAAAEDEDDEEEEDEDHTGDEILNLTKQMIEIRSILNRVDTNTPGVTLPSIVVVGSQSSGKSSVLESIVGRDFLPKGSNMVTRRPIELTLVNTPSGSETTADFPTHRIYNLKDFREVKRILMELNLAVPTHEAISEDPIQLTIKSPRVPDLSLVDLPGYIQVEAADQPMELKSKIRNVCQKYLAEPNIILAISAADVDLANSAALRASKLADPQGLRTIGVITKLDLVEPSAARDLLMNKKYPLKMGYVGVITKGPVKTHRLFDQSAGKGVIFGGKGSKAKDQETERLETIQFEKNYFREHRQEFASCQVTTKKLREKLIKILEVSMSNALEPTSRVIQQELDDTSYLFKVEFNDRQLTPKSYLLSNVDVLKLAIKEFQEKFRRSELKSMLSADLDQRVLDLLASRYWKDDNLQELSKNLDDESSALYWHKKLELASSSLTKLGIGRLSTTLVTNAILKELENVLAMTPLKAHELIKELITNTAVNVLNAKYYSTADQVENCIKPFKYEIDLEDRDWSIARDHSVALVQEELRQCNERYQMIKNSVGTRKLQQVMQYIKTDPTRKESLGFSTMLLERGSEALSLQDRASLLSFRLKMLKNKCNSTAEKDKCPEVFLNAVSDKLTSTAVLFLNVELLSDFFYNFPIELDKKLSALSEEQVEMFAKEDPRISRHIELQKRKELLELALEKIDSILVFRKSYKNLAGKSHP
- the SPT23 gene encoding Spt23p (Syntenic homolog of Saccharomyces cerevisiae YKL020C (SPT23) and YIR033W (MGA2)), which translates into the protein MIAVDAKQEPTRKLDGQGDAVEAQLLNDILFSTLGCTAEGGKENDPDMTGYKDAGGFRVGDLEEPRGMESEDELFNAFINTCDFPKEPSGSHSGSQSGPSGGPNTLNKHNIMLAEMALEGSTLRQPPFGTHMALSSSGEADALSVSPSAGTKDWSALSVSAKEVAGPSSESYYQYCERLLNQALSFGRTEPIRTTYLNPADFIDVDPSALPYRLTVSDIPTRSRVETQIKLDLSISPPPRQFLIHLPSDCITKQKLYLSQDEHTYPPEVRSELLYLEAFLLCSSNNRATYVCSRCVKREQRRAARRKSGLSDNLIWCNNGNRRAVVFNSKQVFLLKQSENSLTSKSFSLSTRIVCYCRHHKEPEGFKMMFILRDACGNVLGKDVTTPIMIMDKKSNKRGGEPLKEGAESTSATDLSSLMKTAGECSTEPTSDFSGADSQPCSVGQGNINMQLMNHAPILSPTSLPDDGAEAHHILDPKAQQPSQQQQYIQGLPFSSSSAAAAQRTSGYKRKRTWHESPFPILDAGPRPSLGTGDRKYSYPSASSVTPLQSMPTIQNSLVVPHQTAPKINKPFIHRVIPNQGPIKGGVEITLLGSNFKPGDIVKFGANRALSTQCWSDSTIVTYLPPAPTAGKVLVTVTSQDDVEGELLASMPQSSAFFTYVDDTDRQLIELALQIVGLKMNGKLEDARNIAKRIVGNDGNSSAGSSPGNLSSNGPANQFSNQLYYSDEALLIKVIKLLTPSSNISMCTEEGHTLLHLACLKGYYQLVSLLVKKGAHVEVTDRFGFTPLHFACVNGDTRITRLLIQCKAQVSALALNGVTPSDVFTTNHRRDDRMYKLYFDEMMDVLDAAVNSSYADVQRKMSVSSLQSSEFEEEFDILDNGFRVHVSKLAYDTCLSASELESSNYEEDGDDSLLFNDEASEHADASVESGEAKIYENQKQSMDGLVPEADAQPEPRAESLSRHRSETDASSSTQQEGSLWNRVFSAFNDSPPKYEDLFPCGSDPSATDSKLRTHISSEEDPSRVSATLSMDESQISSEDEEEALQARFNRFFQQRKNFRNDKMLLIFWIPLMIVLLSCFLINRFGQDGNSVHHLSEKASMFVRMGLVKLMLGNERMKTIFRESLNNFQSRRMLGDVVAI